The following proteins are co-located in the Prosthecobacter vanneervenii genome:
- the neuC gene encoding UDP-N-acetylglucosamine 2-epimerase — protein sequence MKKKIAVVLVNRANYARMKPVMHALQQEPDVDMQTICAGSMLLDRYGCARNVVEADGFPVESEVYLQLEGSVPITMVKSIGLAVIEFASEFSRMKPDFVLMIGDRYEAMAAAIAAAYQNICLIHLQGGEISGSIDESTRHAITKLAHYHFPATKRAAEYIVAMGEDPATVFPLGCPTSDVVLAASNDLPQDVLGRLGVGTSIDFSKPYLLVLFHPVTTDIGHQEEQMEAVLETVRRLNLQTVLLWPNIDAGSDLVSQAIRRFRENHHEFPLHAYKNLPPDIYIPLLNHAACCIGNSSSFVRETSFLGTPVVLVGSRQDGREWSQSVIRVEPLQPEIESATRSQLAHGRYPTSHLYGEPGVAARIAEQVSKLTPYAQKQLHYVKRPSA from the coding sequence ATGAAAAAGAAAATCGCCGTCGTCCTGGTCAACCGCGCAAACTACGCGCGCATGAAGCCCGTCATGCACGCGCTCCAGCAGGAGCCTGATGTGGACATGCAGACCATCTGCGCCGGATCCATGCTGCTGGACCGCTACGGCTGCGCCCGCAATGTCGTGGAGGCAGACGGCTTCCCCGTGGAGAGTGAAGTCTATCTCCAGCTCGAAGGCTCCGTGCCCATCACGATGGTGAAGTCCATCGGCCTCGCCGTCATCGAGTTCGCCTCCGAGTTCAGCCGCATGAAGCCCGACTTCGTGCTCATGATCGGCGACCGCTACGAGGCCATGGCTGCAGCCATCGCCGCTGCGTATCAAAACATCTGCCTCATCCACCTCCAGGGCGGCGAAATCTCCGGCTCCATCGACGAGTCCACCCGCCACGCCATCACCAAACTGGCGCACTACCACTTCCCCGCCACCAAGCGCGCGGCGGAGTACATCGTCGCCATGGGCGAAGACCCCGCCACCGTCTTCCCCCTCGGCTGCCCCACCAGCGATGTCGTCCTCGCCGCCTCCAATGACCTGCCGCAGGACGTCCTCGGCCGCCTCGGCGTCGGCACCTCCATTGATTTCTCCAAGCCCTACCTCCTCGTCCTCTTCCATCCCGTGACCACCGACATCGGTCATCAGGAGGAGCAGATGGAGGCCGTGCTGGAAACCGTGCGCCGCCTCAATCTCCAGACCGTGCTCCTCTGGCCCAACATCGACGCCGGCTCCGACCTCGTCTCCCAGGCCATCCGCCGCTTCCGCGAGAACCACCACGAGTTCCCCCTGCACGCCTACAAGAACCTGCCGCCGGACATCTACATCCCGCTGCTCAATCACGCTGCCTGCTGCATCGGCAACTCCTCCTCCTTCGTCCGCGAGACCTCCTTCCTAGGCACGCCCGTCGTCCTCGTCGGCTCCCGCCAGGATGGCCGCGAGTGGTCCCAGTCCGTCATCCGTGTGGAACCCCTGCAGCCCGAGATCGAGTCCGCCACCCGCAGCCAGCTTGCCCACGGCCGCTACCCCACCTCCCATCTCTATGGAGAGCCCGGCGTGGCCGCACGCATCGCCGAGCAGGTCTCCAAGCTCACGCCCTACGCCCAGAAACAGCTCCACTACGTCAAACGCCCGTCCGCATGA
- a CDS encoding acylneuraminate cytidylyltransferase family protein, translated as MKHGRRILAVVPARSGSKGIPDKNMQQIAGRSLIALVGEVLNSPACDWIDRRIISTDSERYAEEGKKHGLDAPFLRPPELSSDTAGAVETLQHAVTEMERIDGVTYDVILIVEPTCPFRQPEDVNGVMDLLAATNAGSAVTVSRVDTKFHPHKVLRVSSDDVISFYAEAGAGVKQRQSLEPLFYRNGACYALTRACLMDEQRIFTTTTRAHLVERLLLNIDEPEEIVLARYYAETRHLPVGYKKPSA; from the coding sequence ATGAAACACGGCCGCCGCATCCTCGCCGTGGTGCCCGCCCGCTCTGGCAGCAAAGGCATCCCGGACAAAAACATGCAGCAGATTGCCGGCAGGTCGCTCATCGCCCTCGTCGGCGAGGTGCTGAATTCGCCCGCCTGCGACTGGATCGACCGCCGCATCATTTCCACCGACTCCGAACGCTACGCCGAGGAGGGCAAGAAGCACGGCCTCGATGCCCCCTTCCTTCGCCCGCCAGAGCTCAGCTCCGACACCGCCGGTGCCGTGGAGACACTCCAGCATGCCGTCACCGAAATGGAGCGCATCGATGGCGTCACCTACGACGTCATCCTCATCGTCGAGCCCACCTGCCCCTTCCGTCAGCCGGAGGATGTGAATGGCGTCATGGATCTCCTCGCCGCCACCAACGCCGGCTCTGCCGTCACCGTCAGCCGCGTGGACACCAAGTTCCATCCGCACAAGGTCCTGCGCGTCAGCAGCGACGACGTCATCAGCTTCTACGCCGAAGCCGGTGCCGGTGTGAAACAGCGCCAGTCCCTGGAGCCGCTCTTCTACCGCAATGGCGCCTGCTACGCCCTCACCCGCGCCTGCCTCATGGATGAGCAGCGCATCTTCACCACCACCACCCGCGCCCACCTCGTGGAGCGCCTGCTCCTGAATATCGACGAGCCGGAGGAGATCGTTCTGGCCCGTTATTATGCCGAGACACGCCACCTGCCCGTCGGCTATAAGAAACCATCTGCATGA
- a CDS encoding Gfo/Idh/MocA family protein has product MSAPTLHLLVIGLGSAGKRHARNLRALGCTVSGFDPRADRQQEAAAEGPLAATYGNLDEALKTTAFDGFVIASPPSFHVDQIIAAGAGGRWILCEKPLSIDAASCRKLEASGAKVLLGYTYRWWPPVAEFRRRLQSGEIGAVRHIRFVMSAHLADWHPWERYQDFFMASKEQGGGALLDESHFLDLLLWFAGKPQSVMASVDKISDLDISADDNVDVIASFGGGLKANLHLDLIGRPHQRHIIAVGETGTLMWSYEENAVKLSRTGELKWEDQTFTCERNEMFMGAAQELLELIRGTRTAPSCSLADGIAALEVVDACRQSAAQGQSIRIPS; this is encoded by the coding sequence ATGAGCGCCCCCACCCTTCACCTTCTCGTCATTGGTCTCGGCTCCGCCGGGAAACGCCATGCCCGCAATCTGCGCGCCCTCGGCTGCACCGTCAGCGGCTTTGACCCCCGCGCCGACCGCCAGCAGGAGGCCGCCGCAGAGGGCCCCCTCGCCGCCACCTACGGCAATCTGGACGAGGCTCTCAAGACCACCGCCTTCGATGGCTTCGTCATCGCCTCACCACCCTCCTTTCACGTCGATCAAATCATCGCCGCAGGCGCAGGCGGCCGCTGGATTCTCTGCGAAAAGCCGCTCAGCATCGATGCCGCAAGCTGCCGCAAACTGGAGGCCAGCGGTGCCAAAGTGCTCCTCGGCTACACCTACCGCTGGTGGCCCCCGGTGGCGGAGTTCCGCCGCAGACTGCAGAGCGGCGAGATCGGCGCGGTGCGCCACATCCGCTTTGTCATGAGCGCCCACCTCGCCGACTGGCACCCCTGGGAGCGCTATCAGGACTTCTTCATGGCCAGCAAGGAGCAGGGCGGCGGCGCTCTGCTGGACGAAAGCCACTTCCTCGACCTCCTGCTCTGGTTCGCCGGCAAGCCGCAGTCCGTCATGGCCTCCGTCGATAAAATCTCCGACCTCGACATCAGTGCCGACGACAATGTGGACGTCATCGCCTCCTTCGGCGGCGGCCTGAAGGCCAATCTCCACCTCGACCTCATCGGCCGCCCCCATCAGCGCCACATCATCGCCGTGGGCGAGACCGGCACCCTCATGTGGTCCTACGAGGAGAATGCCGTGAAGCTCTCCCGCACCGGTGAGCTCAAATGGGAAGACCAGACCTTCACCTGCGAGCGCAATGAGATGTTCATGGGCGCGGCGCAGGAGCTGCTGGAGCTCATCCGCGGCACCCGCACCGCCCCCTCCTGCTCTCTCGCAGACGGCATCGCCGCGCTGGAGGTGGTTGACGCCTGCCGTCAGAGCGCCGCTCAGGGCCAGTCCATCCGCATCCCCTCATGA